In Cydia splendana chromosome 25, ilCydSple1.2, whole genome shotgun sequence, a single genomic region encodes these proteins:
- the LOC134802898 gene encoding uncharacterized protein LOC134802898, with protein sequence MIMSVQPGQNTMEEAGSSSSLDQSSAELELMRLVINCIRQSVLVSGKPGPALAASVCRVIARQARQRYQAVYKLWSDLRAASLRKLRAHLARGDISPTHQRLSTLEWAVVDLLLLYDSSLYVANFFHPAQLAALDRTFSLVQALHLEPEYGREVSPDQWRQAADRYSNNGVTLSAVALQRRWHEMKQHARQRTCVPATPVVHHAILHRYPHVAKTELPSWRGLVTAGMVAEPTAVPSPRTEPAIQCKLIRGKTEALQRLFSVAARKNAGTDDRLGKKDGVHDKSKDEPITAPDRVLVSSNNKNKEKPHCYNTDNIQPSNKICRKEIDNTDIKVKPEIIEIDDDDTPSPKADVVEAMQDIDLNNVDAMIVYESDEDVTTIFDVQMGNADKHADIDRNEENRENVRNHNKITEQSKYKIHTSCIIERDIDCGNDMPFKQNGDDSLKTAEANDNNNKHIDESGENSLNIVISKVWSERDVQKDNLNNNAETFRNGNSDSDCDSDAISVGNDVDYYSYYQQVLAKYLIISDSLDLKLVKRPVVSLQRLDLKFTNKSPPGQKPQKTIRPSSKLLYGKNKELLKQCKACEVSLTRVDRKERKTRKVKLPDIEKVRKDNRGILTAEVAPLVAEPSNVIRQYGPARTRRLLDTTDNDQSVLPKKPVLGSSESSILKNTEETHALSSTCCQNSLIDQQLQQNVLINHFKSNLRLRDRNLFQECQNNLQKAGQVQNFNVAFDSISNLMLEMSDNGLHASNVQNLHTGPESQYVSTNNMSTKDTENTQNWSENMSDTCRVSTVTPIPKPLTMLTPISAPVPKYSVSIPPPPIKVWVTLPVPTPKLPVLIPNPPIRIPKPGSTPIPTVPLPIPPVKLPKPVPTPKLPVLITNPPIRLPKPGFMPRPTVPLPIPPVKLPQLELTPKHSVPIPNLPTLTPKLEPTPEDQPVTLTPKPEPAAEPFAPKPDPPSILQPKLEPALDPSAPIPTSPTMLTPKSEPSSEPSASASNSTDVDQICTIYSDNYSPISPVDVNEFNPLKFTPILQTATLLNPTLNSALDPSRHSESSITQASLTQSAPIPDTPITSSEVTLNPSPKSYVKKSTKKPCKTKQIKPYILEFALKRSGDQVILKPLSAKKAPTKNTKTPTSPFAPSLAAFTSSVERLKRKGETVRERGQWRMEHDSLDQSEFDMDMTFAEAYYHLYREDTSFERSVPLLNLL encoded by the exons GAGCGATCTGCGAGCGGCGTCGCTGCGTAAACTGCGCGCTCACCTCGCCCGCGGCGACATATCGCCGACTCACCAGCGACTGTCCACGCTCGAGTGGGCCGTTGTGGATCTTTTGCTACTCTACGACTCGTCGCTCTATGTG GCGAATTTCTTCCACCCTGCCCAGCTGGCGGCGCTGGATCGCACCTTCTCTCTGGTCCAAGCGCTACACCTGGAGCCGGAGTACGGGCGGGAAGTGTCTCCGGACCAGTGGAGGCAGGCGGCCGACCGCTACTCCAACAA TGGCGTGACGCTGTCGGCGGTGGCGCTGCAGCGGCGCTGGCACGAGATGAAGCAGCACGCGCGGCAACGCACATGTGTCCCCGCCACGCCCGTCGTACACCACGCCATCCTCCACAg GTACCCCCACGTGGCGAAGACCGAGCTGCCGTCATGGCGGGGCTTGGTGACCGCGGGGATGGTGGCAGAGCCGACG GCAGTACCGAGCCCTCGAACTGAACCGGCCATACAATGCAAACTGATCCGAGGAAAGACTGAAGCGCTCCAGCGGCTTTTTAGCG TGGCTGCAAGAAAAAATGCCGGGACCGATGATAGGTTAGGCAAAAAAGACGGCGTACATGACAAATCCAAAGATGAACCAATCACTGCTCCTGATCGAGTACTTGTTAGttctaacaataaaaataaagaaaaacctCACTGTTATAATACAGACAATATCCAGCCAAGCAACAAAATATGTAGAAAAGAAATCGACAATACAgatataaaagtaaaaccaGAGATAATTGAAATAGACGACGACGATACTCCAAGCCCCAAAGCAGATGTTGTAGAAGCGATGCAAGATATAGACTTGAATAATGTCGATGCAATGATTGTCTATGAAAGCGACGAGGACGTTACTACTATATTTGATGTTCAAATGGGCAATGCTGATAAACATGCAGACATCGATAGAAATGAAGAAAACCGTGAAAATGTTAGaaatcataataaaataacagaacaatcaaaatacaaaatacatacaaGTTGTATAATTGAAAGGGATATAGACTGTGGCAATGACATGCCATTTAAACAAAATGGAGATGATTCTTTAAAAACAGCTGAGGCTAATGACAATAACAATAAACATATAGACGAGTCTGGAGAAAACTCGTTGAATATAGTAATATCAAAAGTTTGGAGTGAAAGAGATGTGCAAAAAGACAATTTGAATAATAATGCAGAGACTTTTAGAAATGGCAACAGTGATAGTGATTGTGATAGCGACGCTATAAGTGTTGGAAATGACGTCGACTATTATTCATACTACCAGCAAGTACTAGCGAAATATTTGATTATTTCGGACTCATTAG aTCTCAAACTGGTGAAGCGTCCAGTAGTCTCATTGCAAAGACTCGACTTAAAATTCACCAACAAATCACCacctggtcaaaaacctcaaaAAACCATAAGGCCTTCCTCCAAATTGTTATATGGAAAAAACAAAGAACTTTTAAAACAGTGCAAGGCTTGCGAGGTGTCTTTGACGAGGGTGGATAGAAAGGAAAGGAAGACGAGAAAGGTGAAGTTACCGGATATAGAGAAAGTGCGGAAAGATAACAGAGGTATACTGACAGCGGAGGTGGCGCCTCTAGTGGCAGAACCATCGAATGTTATTCGACAG TATGGTCCTGCTAGAACCAGGCGACTCCTAGATACGACCGACAACGACCAATCTGTGTTACCAAAAAAACCAGTCCTTGGCTCATCAGAATCATCCATTTTAAAGAACACAGAGGAAACTCATGCCCTGTCGAGTACTTGTTGTCAGAATTCTTTAATCGACCAGCAGCTCCAGCAAAATGTATTAATAAATCATTTTAAGTCCAACTTGCGACTTCGAGATAGGAATTTGTTTCAAGAATGTCAAAATAATTTGCAGAAAGCTGGACAAGTACAGAATTTCAATGTTGCTTTCGATTCCATATCGAATCTGATGCTAGAAATGTCAGATAACGGGTTACACGCTTCGAATGTACAGAATTTACACACGGGCCCGGAATCACAATATGTATCAACAAACAATATGTCTACCAAAGATACGGAGAATACACAAAATTGGTCTGAAAACATGTCTGACACGTGCCGAGTTTCAACAGTCACGCCGATACCAAAACCCTTGACGATGTTAACACCCATATCGGCACCAGTACCGAAATATTCAGTGTCGATACCACCGCCACCGATAAAGGTTTGGGTAACTTTACCTGTACCCACGCCGAAACTACCAGTGCTGATACCGAATCCGCCGATCAGGATACCCAAACCTGGATCCACGCCGATACCAACGGTGCCGCTACCAATCCCGCCGGTTAAGTTACCCAAACCTGTACCCACGCCGAAACTACCAGTGCTGATAACAAATCCACCGATCAGGTTACCCAAACCTGGATTCATGCCGAGACCAACGGTGCCGCTACCAATCCCGCCGGTTAAGTTACCCCAACTAGAACTTACACCGAAACATTCAGTGCCGATACCAAACCTGCCGAC GTTAACACCCAAACTGGAACCCACTCCGGAAGACCAGCCGGTCACCTTAACACCTAAACCTGAACCCGCGGCGGAACCTTTCGCGCCGAAACCTGACCCGCCGTCAATCTTACAACCCAAACTTGAACCCGCCTTGGATCCTTCCGCGCCGATACCAACCTCGCCGACAATGTTAACACCCAAATCTGAACCATCGTCGGAACCTTCTGCATCGGCAAGCAATTCAACCGATGTGGACCAAATCTGTACAATATATAGCGATAATTACTCCCCTATATCTCCAGTGGACGTAAATGAGTTTAATCCATTAAAATTCACGCCTATACTACAAACTGCAACGCTTTTAAATCCAACGTTAAACTCTGCCTTAGATCCCTCTAGACATTCTGAATCATCTATAACTCAAGCATCTTTAACACAATCGGCGCCGATACCAGATACACCAATAACATCGTCCGAAGTTACCTTAAACCCATCTCCTAAATCATACGTAaaaaaatccacgaaaaaaCCGTGTAAGACAAAACAGATAAAACCGTATATTTTAGAATTCGCACTAAAACGATCCGGGGACCAAGTGATATTGAAACCGCTGTCCGCAAAAAAAGCGCCGACCAAAAACACAAAGACGCCGACTTCACCTTTCGCGCCGTCTTTAGCAGCTTTCACGTCGTCAGTAGAACGGCTGAAGAGGAAGGGAGAAACAGTGCGAGAGAGAGGACAGTGGCGGATGGAACACGACTCGCTCGACCAATCAGAGTTTGACATGGACATGACCTTTGCGGAGGCTTACTACCATTTGTATAGAGAAGACACGTCGTTTGAGAGATCCGTACCGTTGTTAAATTTGTTATAG